The DNA window ATAAAAAGATATTTGTTGGGtgagtatactgtatataatttaatttgaaagtACCAGAAAGACTTAAGTGTAGAAAGTAGTCTTAAAATACCACCAAGTCAACCTCTACTGTATCTTAGGTTTATAGGTTTTTGGAGTTGCAGATGTGGAATTTTACCCCTTAAATTAGAAGACAGACTGCTAATCTTAGACTTCTGATTTGGAATAGGAGAACATGAGTGTAATGGAAAACCCCAATAATTTGTAAACTTCagtattaaacacattttatgcagaaatatgaaaaacattttgctaCAAAATGGGACCACATACTTATTTTGTgaggaagcaaaacaaaaagaacataacCACATGCTGTTTCTTATGCAGGAAAAATTAGCAGTGAAAATCAGACCCTGGAAGTTCTGTTTTCATAAAGGTCTCGTAGGGAACAAAACACGTGGCAGTTTTATGTGGTTAGTCAAGTGCACTTATTTTACAATTCATTATAAATGTCATTTCTTTCAAAGAAAAGCTCATTTTTCCTCAATGTTTTCCTCAAACTTTAATTCAATTCAACATTCAGCCATCCTAGACTCccctgcactgcacattttagTGCTTGCCCTGATATAATGCTCGTTTTAAATTCACATAGTGCTGGTATTTAGCTGATGAGTTGGGTCATTTGAAAGCagggagaaaacaaacatactCTAGAAAAGATGACCCCAAATAATCCCAGGAAGCATATCTTACAAGTAAAGGACCCCACTGCAGTCTTCAGTGCCAGCATACAATAATTGTGACATTGGTGAACTTGCAAAAATGTGATTCTTTTCAGGCGCCACCGAGTGCTGAATTAAAGGTCCAGAGTGAAACACTTCATCCCTAAGAAGAGAAACAAACtgcaataaatattaaatgtttatatatggTAAATTAATAATATGCCTTCATCCTTATTAAAATCACACCATTTCTACCAGGACACTGGCACAGACTAACATTTGATGCATGTACTGACTTGGAAAGATGGTTTAAACCCTTTCCTATTTATGGGTTTTATAATATCAGGAACACTACAATGGGTTGTATTTCATGTCAAAAAGCATGAGTACCACATTGCATCATGCACCTTAATGGCATGCCAATTGGAGTAATCTGCTGATTCATCCTTCATATGCAATGAGTCACCAGTCACATGGCTTCTCTGTGCTGCAGATTTTCTTCTGATAAAGCACATTCTTCAGCTTATAGACCACTGCACACTCACCTCTGGGGAAAATGTCTCAGTCTCCATTTCAGCAATGCATTGCTTCTTTCTGCGTGTGGATTCCTCAGATTCACCCAATGGGCAAAATAACTTCCTTTTTGAAAGTATACCAGGGTGGATTGGGTTCTTGAGTAAGTCATCCGTAAGTTGAAAAGAAGTCTCTATACCAAATGGAGTTGCAGTGGAATGGATGGGGGATTTTGTGTTCTCAGAAATCTCAGCATTGGAAAATTTTATTGCCCTACAAGGGCAAGAGTCCCTCTGGTTAACTGTTTTCAGCTCTGAGTCACTTGATGACCTCATCTGGACATCTGAGAGATGTACTGCTATGCCATCTCTTGGCCCCACCCTCATAACCTCCTTGTGTAGAGGTGGAAGATTGGGGGCTACTCTACGGCTCCTCCCCTTCATTTTGAAGCCTCCGTGTTTCTGTCGTTTTGAAGCATCAGCAGAAGAAGCAGAGTCTTCTGAGCTTCCATCATAAGGGTCCAAAGGCTGAAACAAGTGGCAAACAAGTACATGTTTCTCATTATAGAGCCAAAGGTGATTCAGGCATGCGTGTTTAAGAGAATGTGCTAAGAAGGCTTATCTGATTCATGCTCCAATCCTACTTACATGTTGGCAGTACCGCCCAAATGACTTTTGTGGTAAAATAGGCCTCTTATGACCAGTTTGAACCTGGAAAGACTAACAAGACAGCACACAGTCATGCACTTAGCTTCAAAGGTTATAATCTTGCAGGTGAAGGACTTGTTTAACAAAGCAATGTTTTATGCTTTACTTTTCAGCCACATGCACAGCTTTGTTACAACACAGAACAGGAGGTGTACATCTGTGACCCAGCCAgtagaaaatgtataaaaagtgtTCCTCTGGGTGCTGAGTGTACTTTCTTTTTGTCATCACATGACAGTCCTTACCCGGAAGCTACAAAAGTGTGGCGTATAATTTTGGGCTCAgttctgtcatttttgtttatatttatttatttattttagattatgtaAGAATTTGTAGTTTATGAATAAGTATTTCTTCTGAAGAAATGTATTCTTTCTGCAATTTTTAAGAACTGTTAATTGAACGGTCTAATTGCTAAATCCAAGAGTTATTAGTGTAATACCTTGCTGCTGACATCAGACCAACGTGGGCTTGCTTCTGACTCTGAGTCGGAACTTGAATCCACTTTACACATCTCCTGACACAAAACAACATAATCAGTAAGAAAATGATTTCTTACAGTGCTTAATTTAAAACTAAGCTACAAACAGTTTTTCATACTACTGggatttcatttgcataaacatttacaaacgTGTAGTCCTACCATATACTTGAATGCCAGTCTATCCACGGTGTCTGGGCCTCTTTGCACAAATCTTTTGTCACAATGACCTATacgtacattttaaacaaattcaaGTATAAAAAGTCTTCGTCTGTAATGTGAAATATCGGtaatttacaaaacaaattgACACTTCACTCAATTATGTCTATGTAAGAAACTATATATGTGACATTTAAGTATGGTTTTGAGAAATGCAGCGTGAGTTAATCGTTTATGATACCTGCTGCTGCATGCTGTCGTCGTAACTTTTTAGTTGGCATTCTTGCGCACGCACTGTGTGGACGTCTTTAGGCAAATTAAAGGTAGCGTGATTACTATTGCTATTAAGTTTAACGCAGGCGTACATACTGGTGATtaggaattttaaaaatcacccCGTTAGTTTTCCAGGAATTAAGAAAGATCAAAGTGTATATAAACTGATAGTTGAGATTTATTAATAGACCTAGGCTATATAAAGCCTAAAAATCTATGCATTTATAAGATTAAAACCATGTGGAAAGTAACGGCATATAATGTCATTTTGATCTCTTAATGgattaatctgttttaaaatgttttattttcgaaaatgttgtttgttatacgaaataatgaacaaaaacattaagTTTGATACAATAACTGCTGACCCTTTGCTTCCCAACCCCATACTTATCggttataaaatatatataaggTAATAAATGGCTGCGTTGTACCGCGTGTTTTTGGCTATGCGCATGCTCAACGCGTAAGATCCGGGCCTGGGGAAGGATGAATGCAAATTTTAAAGATGGCGGCggagggaggagggaaggagatGAACGAAATTAAAACTCAGTTCACTACCCGAGAAGGTGCATATAAACTCCTAGCACACTCCGAATACAGCCGTCCCAATAGGGTGCCTTTCAATTCACAAGGTTCTAACCCAGTTAAAGTCTCGTTTGTCAACGTCAACGACCAATCTGGCAACGGCGACAGAATCTGTTTCAATGTGGGCCGGGAACTGTACTTCTACATCTACAAAGGCGTCAGAAAGGTAAACACGACGTGTTCACGACCTTATTTTCCTGGATTTGCGTTGTCAATGTGACTATCCCAGTAAAAGTTGAAACTACATCAGCCTTGGTACGAGGCTATTGTTGGCTTGTTTGTTCTCAGCGTTTTAAATTACAGCTTGCAAGCTAGCTTGCCTGCCTCTTACAGACTGTTATGGTATGCacaacagctagctagctaaattgcTATTCTGCTAGCCAGTTTGCTAGCTAGCGGGTTAGCTTTTGAAGACAACCAACAAGCTGTCAGTTTAGGCCTAAATACACCTGTCATGGACGCACCACGACCAGCACTTTTACTGCAGGTTTTTGCCTTGGAATGATGAAATGAAAGTGTGCTCGTGCTTTAATGACCTTTGATGTAAAACTAATAAAGCTACATTGTCAGCGTAAACATGAGGTTGGCCAGCGTTAGCAAAGTACATGTTGGTAGATTTTGGGGTCGACTATGCCATGACAAGCTACGCTAGCATAATTAGCTCTTAGCTGTTGGAAATGAATGATATAGCTGTACGACTGAGGACGGTACTGCGCATTTGTCTTCCTAACTGTACAAAACTAGTGATTTAATGGGAACAGGTGGGTCGTGTATTAACCGGTTATCATTATGCGCGTACCTGCGTTGTCGTGATGCAAGAGTGAATCAGAAGTGTGGCAGGACGtcttctgaaaatgttttcctCTTCATTGGGGCATGAGTGAACAAGAtattattgtttaatttctGAATCTAtcttgtttgggttttttgcttgtttgtttgtttgtttttggtttggtaCTGCTGGCAGGCCCGCTCCACACTTGCTGCCAATGTGTATTCTTGAGATTACACGtaatagttagctagctagttaatttcGACGACAACTATGTACTAATATGTATAAGTCTGTCATTAAATGGATGAGTGGTCTGGGAACACACTGCTTAAATGCGAATATCTTGGGAGTTGAATTGGGTGCAGTATCTGCCATTCTCCATTGTGCATAGATCTTTTTCTAATGTTGGAGGTGGTAGATTAATGTGTGTGAAGTGTTGTTCCCTACATTTGCATTGGTTTatcatatatttttagaaactTTAGTTTCTGTGGTTttcatcaatttttttttcGTGTGAAAATGTAACATCTTATGTAGATATAAGCGTTCCCTCTCGCATAACTTTTCTTAGGTTTAGCAGGTACTGAACTGATATGGTTCTCTGGTGTGAACTGTCTAACTGAAGTAGAAGAGATGATAAAGCAATAATTATCTACTATGTTTAGTACATGAAGGATAGGAAGAATGTTTGTTTGGCTCTGCTGTGTATTCAGGTTACAGTCATATGTACTTTTAGAACAGGAATGATGGTACAATATTGTCTGTTACAGCTTATGTGCACTCTTTCATATAAATGCTTATGTATGAAAGGTCACATACCATGCCTATTTATCTGTTGCTTTTAAGCCAGTACATATTCAAAGAAACAGCATGTTTCATTTGTGCTTTAGTTTGCAGAAATTTTCATTATGTTGGTAATGCAGTGGATGACAATAGTATTACCTTTTAgttttttatatgcatttatagtGCTCATTAAATGAAATCTGATATGAAGTCTTTTAGGCATGCCATTAGATGTTTATTCAATGAAATGAAGTCATTCTAGATATACCATAAATATTTGCTCTTTACCCCATACAGCTTATTTATTCACAGTTCAGGTTTGGTAGCATATCTTGTATGACTTTTGTGCAACATTCAGATatcattttaatgctttttaattttttaggcAAAACATGCAAAGCACAAATATTAGTCTAACTATAGTAGTGCTATCATAATaatctaaacaaaaacaaatctgactCAAGTCTACAGTTGTTTTGTCATTGCAGAACCATTTTATCATGGCAGGTGTACCACCAGTACCTGAACAGTAGGCTAAATACTGTGAAATATTGCTAAATAAGTATCAGTAACCTAAACATCAGACAAAGGGGTGATTTTATAAAAttctaaatgaaataattttaatattgttAGTCAGTAACATGATTACCATACATATGTAGTTTTGATACCTGCATATTCTGTTACAGTAAGCCACATTTGGCCCATTCGTGCAGTGACCGTAAGTAAGCTATAAACTGGTATGAAACCTTGGTGACATTTAGagtcatttatatatttgcttACACAGCTAATGAAGGTCCTATGTCCGAAACGTACATAGATGGtccgtgtgcctgtgtgtttagaaAGTGAAAGACAACAGCTTTCCACCAGCTTTTTGGATTACATCTTTTTGGTTCATATAGAAGACatagtttaaaatgttattagcTACCTCGTGGGTCAGTAAGGTAGCTGCTTAGGTTAGGAAGTTAACGCAGTAGCTAATTAGATAAGTTCTTAGTCAGCTATATAGTTTTCCATTAAAAGCACATAACTTTGTCTTTTTGTCCAAGTTGTGTGTTCAATTCAGGCACCTTAAAGCACATTGCTGAATTTGGCACCACCGTAATGGAGATGAATAAATCAAACTTGCATGCAATTATGGACATGTGATTTGATGAATTTATGATGGGGAAAGCAAATCCTGCCATTAGTAACAGGAAGAGGATGCTTCATTTGAAGATATTTACATTAGTGAATATACAGCACATCTTTAGAGTTTTAATGCTCTGTATTTTAAACAACACTGATATAATGGCCTCCCCTACCTTTTCACTAAGTCATTCCCCTGTCCACGCATTACCATGTCATTATTGTACCTAGTCCTGAGGTCCCAGGGAATGGTGAATACATTTCCCCCTAACACATTGGGCAGTTTAGAATGACTTAACAATGGATATTGTTTACTTTACTTTTGGATCATATAGGGACTAAATAGGTTACAAATCAACTTTATTCATTTCAAGTAATTTTACAGACTTCAGGCTGTGTAACTGTTTTCAGATAACTGACCTGAAAAGAGTTACACACAACCTGAAGTCTGTTAAAAATCTCTTAGAAAAAGaattttcatttgatttaataAATTTCATAGATAAGAAAGTATCCCTATTAATTTCTTGTTTATCTGTctcatttctgtgtttatggCCTACAGGCTGCAGACTTAAGTAAGCCAATAGACAAGAGGATATACAAGGGAACGCAGCCCACCTGCCATGACTTTAACCACCTTACTGCCACAGCTGAGAGTGTCTCTCTGCTAGTGGGCTTCTCGGCAGGACAGGTGCAGCTTATTGACCCCATCAAGAAGGAGACAAGCAAGCTCTTCAATGAAGAAGTAAGTGTATGTGAAGTATTGTTGCAGCACTTGGATACTTTGATATTCATGCAGCtgtttttaatatctttaaAGAATAAGAACTATAGGGCTGTGTTGAAGTAGAATGCTGTTAAACTGTagtgtcttttatttttttgtcatgcaCTGTTTAATTGACAgttatattttaatcaaatgttttttctttttctttttcttttcaaccACATTTATAGATATTGAAATTCATTTGTGTACCAACCAGACCTTTAGCAAATGGTAATGAAAGGACAGTAGCATATCTGAATGTAATTATACAAAATAGTGCTGATTTTAGGCATTTGAGCAAATCATTCTCACCACTTAgtactgtttttttaatttttaaacatttttttattccagTCACTAATTTCACCAAGTATGCATATCATTAGCAGTCAGTGTGTCCttctcattaaaatgtttagacTTTTTAAAAGCAGGGTGTCGTGGGGAAAAAATGTATCATCTTCTATTGTGTCTCATAATGCAGTGAAACCCTAGATAGTTTAGCAGTGTATGGTGTGTTTAATGAATAActttttattctaaaaaaatgctctttttctccctcatttTTTCATCTGTTCCCATCACCCACTCACATCTCCAATTCCACTTTCTCAGAGACTAATAGATAAATCTAGAGTGACTTGTGTAAAATGGGTGCCAGGCTCTGAGAGTCTCTTCCTTGTAGCTCATTCCAGTGGAAACATGTACTTGTATAATGTGGAGCATACATGTGGAACCACAGCCCCTCACTACCAGCTACTCAAGCAGGGTGATAACTATGCTGTTCACACGTGCAAGAGCAAGTCCACGCGCAACCCTCTACTCAAGTGGATGGTAGGAGAAGGGGCATTGAATGAGTTTGCCTTTTCCCCCGATGGGAAGTTTCTGGCTTGTGTAAGCCAGGATGGCTTCCTTCGTGTGTTTAACTTTGATGCGGTGGAGCTACATGGGACCATGAAAAGCTACTTTGGGgggctgctttgtgtgtgttggagccCGGACGGGAAGTACATTGTTGCAGGTGGAGAGGACGATTTAGTGACTGTGTGGTCATTTGTGGATTGTCGTGTCATAGCCCGTGGTCACGGACACAAGTCATGGGTGAGTGTGGTGGCATTTGATCACTACACCACTAGTGTGGAGGAGAGTGACCCCATGGAGTTCAGTGGAAGTGACGAAGACTTCCAGGAACAGGTCCACTTTGGCCGTGATCGGGCCAACAGCACGCAGTCACACCTCTCAAAGCGCAACTCCACAGACAGCAGGCCAGTTAGCGTGACTTACCGCTTTGGCTCAGTGGGGCAGGACACTCAGCTATGCCTGTGGGACCTCACAGAGGACATCCTGTTCCCCCACCTCCCCTTGTCTCGAACCAGAACCCATACCAATGTCATGAACGCCACCAGTCCTCCAGCcacaggaagtggaggaagCGGGAGTGGTGGCAGCGGTGGTGTAGGTGCCACTGTTATCACGGCTGTCAACAACCCCAGCACGAACGGCAGCAACAACGGTGGGCCCAATGCACCAGGGAACCCCCTCCCCATGCCCCTGCCACGCTCCAACAGCTTACCGCACTCGGCAGCAGCCTCCACCGCCAATAGCAAGAGCAGCGTGATGGACAACGCCATTGCCTCAGGTGTGAGCAAGTTTGCCACGCTGTCATTGCATGATCGCAAAGAGCGCCACCACGAGAAGGACCACAAGCGCAACCACAGCATGGGCCACATCAGCAGCAAGAGCAGCGACAAGCTCAACCTGCTCGCCAAAACCAAAACGGACCCTGCCAAGACACTGGGCACACTGCTGTGCCCACGAATGGAGGATGTGCCCCTCCTTGAGCCGCTCATCTGTAAAAAGATAGCACACGAGAGACTCACTGTTCTCATCTTTCTAGAGGACTGTATAGTCACCGCTTGTCAGGAGGGATTTATTTGCACATGGGCGAGGCCTGGCAAAGTGGTAAGTTCTTTTTGAATCCAACCATGTGTGCAAACTGGTCTTCCGTTCATTACTTTTCTCCCAGTATTTACACCACCACTCCATCACGTGAACGTAGACATAGCTACTGTGCCTATATTTCTTATAGAGCTGAGTAACTCTTtgaaagttttatttaaatacccATGTTTATGGGCCCCTCCAATCAAGAGAAATGGAGATGTGTTTCCTTAATGTGTAAATACACATAATTTCCTCATTAGTAACACCCACAATGCTCTGTCTCTTTGACTGTTGGTGGTTTCACTATGATTGTTTTTCATATGCAAAGCTGCCAACCTTGGACACTATTGGAGAATATCACTTTGGTGTATGCCAACACATGCACTATTATTGCACCACATCGTAGCAAAGAACAAATTGCCTTTTCTCTGAACACCACATAGGGTGTATATATAGCAATTTAGAAAAATTATTTGATCCATGAAGCTATCAGCACAAAGGCATCTTTGCAGATCTAACTAAAAGACAATATATGTTTACTCACCAATTATATTAGAGCTGAATATTGTACTCTTTAAAAGTCATTCAATTTAGGCAATCAACATTTTAATGCATGAATATTATAAATCCAGTTTAAATAAGACTTTTTACAAAGCCCAAATCCCATATGCAAATTTAACCCAGGTttcaatataaacaaatgtaGCCTAAGGGGCTTCACATCTGTATTAGTATAAATATTGCCTTTATTACTTTGATAAGAAACAGACCATGTTGGTTTGCAGGAAATAAGACTTTCATTGCAATTTCATGAGTTGCACACCCCTTCAAGAAAAGCAATGctttgtgtgcgtttgcatTTGTTATGATTGATTCATCTGGTTAAGTGttacagaatatattttaatagtcTCTGATATTTTCAACTTCACTGTTGTGCAGTTATGGAGTATGGGTGGATGTTTTGTAAGTAAttgaaataaagtaataaatattatCTTTGcagcaaacatttttgcagAAGCCTTTTAGCCAGTTTTGCTGTATGTTGTAGTATTTTAGTTTAGATTACACCTTTTAATTAAATCATCCCCAGCAGTCTTTGTCTTTGATTGGTAAATATATTCACACCATTCCATTTGTCACCTTCCAGAGAATGCATTTTGTAGAATGATTTCTTTAGTGCCAACTTGGGAAAGTGCTTAGACAGACTAAATTACAGTAGAAAAACAAATTTCTATTTTATTCAGGTAAAGGTCATGCGGTAGAGCTCGGCATTACAGACtatttacagtgtgtgttcctgtaatCACGCACAACCATGATATACAAATTACTCAATTGTGTTTTGTGCAAGCACATTAACCACTCTCAGATGTTCCTTATGAATGTTCTGTGGCCATTCTAACTAGTAAGCATTCTTGTGAATTAACTTTCGTTTGTCAGAATCATGCTGTCCTTGGATTTCATGTCACACTAAAGTAGTTGGTATAAAAAGGTTAAATAATGGCACTAAAACAGTGAAAAGTTATAAAAATCTATGCTTTTCAGTCTACTACACTGATAGAATGCAGGAtattttcgggggggggggggttgtttgtttttgtttcccccTTCTTttctggtgtgtgggtgtgtttttgtttccttttgtttattCACATACGAGTCCAGCAGCACCATA is part of the Electrophorus electricus isolate fEleEle1 chromosome 13, fEleEle1.pri, whole genome shotgun sequence genome and encodes:
- the wdr20a gene encoding WD repeat-containing protein 20; translated protein: MQILKMAAEGGGKEMNEIKTQFTTREGAYKLLAHSEYSRPNRVPFNSQGSNPVKVSFVNVNDQSGNGDRICFNVGRELYFYIYKGVRKAADLSKPIDKRIYKGTQPTCHDFNHLTATAESVSLLVGFSAGQVQLIDPIKKETSKLFNEERLIDKSRVTCVKWVPGSESLFLVAHSSGNMYLYNVEHTCGTTAPHYQLLKQGDNYAVHTCKSKSTRNPLLKWMVGEGALNEFAFSPDGKFLACVSQDGFLRVFNFDAVELHGTMKSYFGGLLCVCWSPDGKYIVAGGEDDLVTVWSFVDCRVIARGHGHKSWVSVVAFDHYTTSVEESDPMEFSGSDEDFQEQVHFGRDRANSTQSHLSKRNSTDSRPVSVTYRFGSVGQDTQLCLWDLTEDILFPHLPLSRTRTHTNVMNATSPPATGSGGSGSGGSGGVGATVITAVNNPSTNGSNNGGPNAPGNPLPMPLPRSNSLPHSAAASTANSKSSVMDNAIASGVSKFATLSLHDRKERHHEKDHKRNHSMGHISSKSSDKLNLLAKTKTDPAKTLGTLLCPRMEDVPLLEPLICKKIAHERLTVLIFLEDCIVTACQEGFICTWARPGKVGLLSSQNQANSPSGTVV